The DNA window TATCAAAAAAGTTGCGCATGCAAAATCAGAATTAATCCATGGGATGGATCAAAAAGGAATTCTCATTATAAATAAAGACGATGAAAACTCTAAGTATTTGGAGACTCAGAAATTCAAAGGAAAAATAATGACTGTTGGTATTAAATCGCCAGCAGACTATAGAGCATATGACATTAAATATGAAGACAACGGAATGAGTTTCAAGATGAAGTTACAAGGACAAGAAATTCTGCTGTTTATTCCTATTTTAGGGGAGCATCATGTATATAATGCCTTAAATGCAATTGCTGTTGCTGATCACCTAGGATTCACACCGATGGAAATTAAAGCAGGGCTAATTTTTAGAAAGCCACCAAGAAGATTAACGATCTATAACTGCCGAGATAACATTACTGTTATCGACGACACCGTTCACTCTCACCCTCAAGGAGTGCGGGCAGCACTTGATGTTCTCTCTAATATAGGAAAGCATCGAAAAATAGCTATTATCGGACAAATGAGAGAGCTAGGGGAGCTAAGGGAGCAAGAATATTGCAAAGTTGGCGAATACGTGTATGAAAAAGGAATTGATATCTTAATCACCTACGGATATCGGACGGAGGAAATTGGTAATAGAGCAGCAGTAAAAGGATTTTCGTCTACAAACATTTATCATTTCATCAAGAAGGAAGAGTTACATGAGTTATTGAAAAAGATAGTCAAAAGAGATGATACCATTTTAGTCAAAGGAGCTAGTAAAACGAATATGTTTGATACTGTCCAGTTTTTAGATCAAACTTTTAAAGAATAATACAAACCCTGGATAACAAGCTCTTCTTATAGGGCTATTATTCGGGTTTTATTTTATTCAAATAAAGGGCAAAAAAAAAGAGCACCTACAAGGTGTTCTAATTTTTTATTCTTCTTTTAGATGGAATGTAATCTCCTTTGCTGCATTATTTGCACAATCTTTAGCTTCTTCTAAACTACTTCCTTCTGCAATTACATAAGCATATCGATGACCCATGGATAATGGCGGGATTAAAAGCGTTCCTTTTTTAGGCTTCACGTAAACTTCAAGGACTCCTGGCGACTTGTTAGCTCTCCCTTTTCCAGTCACTTTTTCTAAAATACCATTATTTTTAACAATAACGTATTTGGTGAAGACATACTTCTTATGTTTCGGTAAAATGGCAGGGCGTTCTCCTAAAAATAATTTAAGCGTTTCTTCCACTAAACTAAACCCAAATGCAGCTTGAATCATTTTATTCATTGCCCCTCCAGAAATCCTTGGATTGATCTCAATGAGTTTCCAACCTTTTTTAGTTAAACGGATTTCCAAATGCAGCGCTCCATTTACAATTTCAAATGCTGCAATGATTGAATTCAGAACCTCTTCAATTCCAGATTTGATCGTTTCGGGAACAGAAGCAAGCACTCCATAACCAGTAATAATAAACCTCTTGCCCTTTGTAATTTCCTGTTCAATAATTCCTATAATATGCGCATTGTTATTATAAACGAGCGCCTCAACCAGATACTGATCGCCGTCTATATATTCTTCAATCATAATTGATTCATCTGGGTTCCTATTCCGAAGATTTTCAAAATGTTTTTCCAGCTGTTTTTTTCCTTTTGCTAAGAGTACGTCTTTGGAGCCTGTTGATTTTGGTGATTTCACAATAATCGGAAAATCTAACTGAGCACATATCTTTTTAGTAGACATCGATTCGTTAGGCTGAATCGAGATAAATTTAGGGGTATAAGGTTGATCTTTTAGAAACAGTCGTGTCTGCTCCTTGTCTTCCATTATTTCAATAGCTTTTGAGGAAGTATAATTGTGACAGAATTCATCACAAAGAATGGATGCGATATGAACAAACGGATCAATAAAACTGACGATTGTTTTTATATTCATCCCTTTTGACTGTAGTTTTTTAATTTCTTTTCTCATATCCTCAAGATTATCTGTGTTTACAAAAATCATTTCGTGAACATCTGTATACTCCTCCCTTTGTTGTAGTTGCTTTTCGTTTTTTGTAAATACAATGGTAAAGTAACCCAACCACTCCGCTGCTTTAATAGCCTCTCTGCTGGATCCGGATTTATTTGTACTGATAAAAACAATTGCTCTCAATCCTTTCACGTCCTTATACTATCTTTTTTTAATGTACTTTATATATGTATGACGCGAAAAAAAATTGGTATGGTTAGATATCATACAATTTACATATCTTCGTACAATCAACTTTAGTAAAAAAACATATTATGTAAGTGAAGGGAGTGTGAATAAAAAATGAAGCCACATACAGTTGGTACGATAAGAAATGTCATTTCCGGTGAATTGGTACAAGGGACGGATGAATTGAGTGTCCATTATGGTGCATACCGTTTAAAACAAATTAAAAATCAGAATACGATCCTTTTTACAAGTAGGAGAATAGTAGATTGGGAAGGATTAAGGGAATATTTCCCTTTAGTTCTTGCTACAGACAGGGATTATAATTTACAAGAAATCCCTGAGCATATAACTATTATCCAAGTTCTGAATGTAGAAGAAGCTTATTGGAAATTTGTACGTTACTACCGAAGCTTGTTTGAAATTCCTGTGATTGCTATTACGGGGACTTCTGGAAAAACAACGACCAAAGAAATGATTAGGCATATCCTATCTATTGATCGTAAAGTAGCGGCTACGAATCTTAGCAGTAACTCCCGAACGGCCTATTTGCAATATCTCCTAAACATAGAGGAGGATACGGAAGCGGCTATCTTCGAGACTGCTGTCGGTGCCCCTGGAGATATACTAAAAGCAGGAGAGTATTTCAAACCTACGATTGGAATTATTACAAATATAGGATCTCATCACTTAAATTATTGCAAAACTTTGGAAGGTTATATTAAAGCAAAAGGAGAAATGCTTCAAATTGTTGAATCGTCAGGTGTATTGATTATAAATCCAGAGGATAACAATACGAGAAAAATCGATGTGAAAAACTTTCCTGGGAAAATCATCAAAATTGGACGTCATTGGTCGTGCCACTTTAGAGCGAGTAACATTCAATATAGTTTAGACGGTATGCAATTTAGTCTTCAACACAAGAATCGAAATTATCAAATGTTTGTTCCTGGGTTAGGAGAGCATCAGGTTTATAATGCTCTTTGTGCAATTGCTGCTGTTCATGAAATAGGAGTAAGTATTCCAGAGGCGGCAAAGCATTTAAAATCTTTTCAGAAGTATAAAAAGCAGCTTCAATTGGTAGATGGAATCAATGGCTCTGAAATTCTGGATGATACATGGAGTATTACAACGACTTCATTAGAAGCCGCTTTAAAAGTGCTGAATGAAGTGGGAAAAACGAAAAAAAAGATTGCAATTATAGGTACTATTACGGACTTAGGATCTTGGGGATATGTTATACATGAACAAGCTGGAGAATTAGTCTATCAAATCGGTGTAGATGTGCTAATTACGATTGGTCAGCATGCACGCATAATTGCGGACTATGCAGTGAAATTAGGCTTTAACTCACCTGTCTATACATTTAACAATAATACGCTTGTATATGATTTGTTAGATAAGATAGTTGATTCTGATACCATTATTCTCATAAAGGGTGATATGTATAGCAAGACCATCATCGAATTAGCTTCTAAACTACGGAGAAAGCTGTAATAACCCATAATAATTGATTAAGTACGCAAATTATATTGATAATATGGACAAACAACTGTGCCACATTACTACTCTTTATAATATCTTACAATATTCTACTAGAAAGGAGGGATGACAAATGGGAAGAATATGTCCATGTGGT is part of the Psychrobacillus sp. FSL H8-0483 genome and encodes:
- the murF gene encoding UDP-N-acetylmuramoyl-tripeptide--D-alanyl-D-alanine ligase gives rise to the protein MKPHTVGTIRNVISGELVQGTDELSVHYGAYRLKQIKNQNTILFTSRRIVDWEGLREYFPLVLATDRDYNLQEIPEHITIIQVLNVEEAYWKFVRYYRSLFEIPVIAITGTSGKTTTKEMIRHILSIDRKVAATNLSSNSRTAYLQYLLNIEEDTEAAIFETAVGAPGDILKAGEYFKPTIGIITNIGSHHLNYCKTLEGYIKAKGEMLQIVESSGVLIINPEDNNTRKIDVKNFPGKIIKIGRHWSCHFRASNIQYSLDGMQFSLQHKNRNYQMFVPGLGEHQVYNALCAIAAVHEIGVSIPEAAKHLKSFQKYKKQLQLVDGINGSEILDDTWSITTTSLEAALKVLNEVGKTKKKIAIIGTITDLGSWGYVIHEQAGELVYQIGVDVLITIGQHARIIADYAVKLGFNSPVYTFNNNTLVYDLLDKIVDSDTIILIKGDMYSKTIIELASKLRRKL
- a CDS encoding ATP-grasp domain-containing protein, coding for MRAIVFISTNKSGSSREAIKAAEWLGYFTIVFTKNEKQLQQREEYTDVHEMIFVNTDNLEDMRKEIKKLQSKGMNIKTIVSFIDPFVHIASILCDEFCHNYTSSKAIEIMEDKEQTRLFLKDQPYTPKFISIQPNESMSTKKICAQLDFPIIVKSPKSTGSKDVLLAKGKKQLEKHFENLRNRNPDESIMIEEYIDGDQYLVEALVYNNNAHIIGIIEQEITKGKRFIITGYGVLASVPETIKSGIEEVLNSIIAAFEIVNGALHLEIRLTKKGWKLIEINPRISGGAMNKMIQAAFGFSLVEETLKLFLGERPAILPKHKKYVFTKYVIVKNNGILEKVTGKGRANKSPGVLEVYVKPKKGTLLIPPLSMGHRYAYVIAEGSSLEEAKDCANNAAKEITFHLKEE